The genomic DNA GGCGCCGGCATGAACTGGGTGAGCGGCACATCGAAGAGCCGCCGCACGAAGGTGCCCACGTCCGTGTCATCCACACTGGTGGCGCTGCGAAGCACGCATTGGGCCAGCGCGCGCTCCATTTCGCCCGCCGACTGGTAGCGCGCCTCGGGCTCCCGCTCCAGGGCGGTGAGAATCACGTTGTCCAGCGCCTCGGGAACATCCGGGTTGAGCCGGGCCGGGGGGACGATGAGGCTCTCGCGCACGGCACGAAGGACGGCGACCTCCGAGTCTCCGTCGAACAGCCGGCCTCCGGTGAGCATCTCCCAGAGCACCACCCCGAGCGCGAAGATGTCCGTGCGCGCGTCCACTTCCTCGCCCCGCGCCTGCTCCGGGGACATGTACGCGAACTTGCCCTTGAGCACCCCCGGCTGGGTGAGCCGGTTGCCCGCCTTCGCGATGCCGAAGTCGGTGAGCTTCACCGCTCCATCGAAGGACAAGAGCACGTTGTGCGGCGTGACGTCCCGGTGCACCAGCCCCAGGGGCTCGCCCTCGGGGGACTTGGTGCGGTGCGCGTAGTGCAGGCCCGCCGCCACCTGCGCGCCCACGTGCGCCACCAGCACCGGAGGCATGCGGATGCCCTTCTCCCGGCAACGCTTGCGCAGCTCCCACAGCGAGCTGCCGCGCACGTACTCCATCGCCAGGTAGTACGAGTCCTCGTGCTTGTCGAAGTCGAAGATCTGCACCACGTTGGCGTGGTTGAGCCGCGAGACGAGCCGTGCCTCGTTGATGAACATCCGCACGAAGCCCTCGTCGTCCGACAGGAACGAGCGCACGCGCTTGATGACGACTTCCTTCTCGAAGCCCTCCGCGCCCCGGGCCGTGGCCAGGTAGATTTCCGCCATGCCCCCCTCGGCCAGCTTGCGCTTGACGACGTACTTGCCGATGGGGGTGCCTGCTTCGAGTGTCACAGAGGAGCTTCCCGGAAGAGCGAGCTAGAACTTCACCACCACACGGGTGTGGGTGTTGGGCTTCACCTCGATCCGCTGGGTACGGGTGCCCTTTTCCGGGTTCGAGAAACGGCACTCGTACACCCCGGCCACGAGGCTGACGTCGGGCAGGGGCGTGCTCCCCAGGTTGCGGCCACCGCACGACACATCCGCCCAGGGCGTCACCGCGAAGCGCACCGTGCCCTTGCGCGTCTCCACCGCCGCGACCGGAGGCGGCGATGGACGAGGCTCCGGCCGCTCCTTCGGAAGGGGCTCGAGCTCCAGCGACTCCTCCTGTGTCGGGCCCTCGCCCACCGTGATCTTCCGGCTGATCGCCCGGTGGCGAGGGGCCTCCACCCTCACCACCAACTCCTGGCCGGGCATGGCGGACAACACCACCGTGGACTTCGAGTGCAGCTGACCATCCACCGTCAGCGAGGCCTGCCCGGGCTTCGCCGACAGGGTCACTCGCACGGGGACGGGCTGGGGAATCTCGGTCCGCGCCACGATCGACTCGGCTGGAGGAGGCGGAGTGCTCGTGGGCGTCGGGGTGGGCGTCGGGGTCGGCTCGGGCTCCGGAGGAGGCAGCGGCTTCGGCTCCGGCTCCTTCTGGACCGAGGCAACGGGCACCGGAGGACCGGGTTCCGAGCGCAGCGCCCACAGGCCCCCGAGCACCAGGCCCAGCAACACGAGCGCGACCACGCCCACCAGGACTCCCCGGTTGGACTTGCGCGGCTCGGGCGCCACGGAAGGTTCGGACTGATCGACATCCTCGATCGTCTCGGACATCCCGGACAATTCGGCCGCGGGCGGTGGGATGGCCCGTTGACGCGGCAGGCTCGGCCTCAGCAGCGGCGTCTCGCTCAGCGATTCGCTCGGCGCATCCAACACGGCGTCGGACGGGTTGCGGCGCAGATCCACGGTCCGCTTGCGCTCGAGTCCATTGGGACGCGACTCACTCCGGGACGGCCGGGACGGCGTCCGCGTCGAGGGAGGGGCCGCGGCCTCCAACTGGCGCGGCGCCGCCATGGTGTTGTCCACGGTGGCCTTGTCGGCGGGGGCCCTGTCTCCGGGCCGCTCCCCCAGGGACCGCTCGGCGAGGGAGCGCTCGACGGAGGACTTCGCGGCCCGGAGGGACGCCTTGGACCCTCCCGGAGGCGACATGCCCTCCTCTTCCACGAGCACATCACCCAGCCGGGCCTCCTCGGCCAGCCGCGCGGCGTACAGATCCTTCATGTACGCGGACACGGCCGCCGTGGACGAAGGCTGGGGCTGGGCGTCCAGCCACCCCTCGAGCGCCCGCTGGAACTGCAGCGCCTCGGAGTAGCGGTGGGCCGGATCCCTCGCCAGCGCCTTCATGACGATGGGATCCAGATCCTTGGGCACCCGGGCGTTGAGCTGGGAGGGCGGCGTGATGTCGCACTCGGCCACCGCCTGCAGCGTGATGATGTCGTTGGCGCGCTTGAACAGACGCACGCCCGTCAGCAGCTCGTAGAGCACCACGCCCAGGGCGAAGATGTCGCTGCGGCGGTCCACCCGCTGTCCGGCGGCCTGCTCCGGCGACATGTACGAGTACTTGCCCTTGAGCACGCCCGAGCGCGTCTCGGTGGCCTGGTCCGCCGCCTTGGCGATACCGAAGTCCACCACCTTGGCCCGCCCCTCGAACGTCAGGAGGATGTTCTGCGGGGAGATGTCCCGATGGACGATGTTGAGCGGCTTGCCGCTCGCGTCCAGCTGCTTGTGCGCGTGATCCAACCCCGCGCACGCCTCGCTCAGGATGCGGCACACGAGCGGCACGGGAATGAGCTGTCCTCCCCGCTCGGCCGCCTTCCAGATGCGCCGCAGATCCTCGCCGTGGATGTACTCCATGGCGATGAAGAAGCTGTCGTCCTGGGAGCCCAGGTCGAAGATCTGGACGATGTTGGGGTGGTCGAGCCGCGCGGCGATGCGCGCTTCGTCCAGGAACATCTGGACGAACTCCTCGTTCTCCGCGAGGTGCGGAAGAATGCGCTTGATGACCAGCAGCTGCGGGTCACCCTCCTCGCGCGCGAGGTAGATCTGCGCCATGCCACCCATGGCGAGTCGCTTCAGGAGCTGATATTTGCCGTAGTTCTCGATTGACACGGTGCGACACGCCCCCACGGCGGAGAGCCAGGGACGGGACCCCCCGGACGCGGATGAGCCCGAGCGTAAGCGGCCCGGCGCGGAGGGTCAAACCTCCTGTCACACTCTTCCCTGCCTACCCCCCGCGGCGCACCGGGGCCCGCACCTCGCGGGTCTCCCTCATGAGCGCTTCCAGGTCATCCAGGTGCCGGCGCAGCACGGGCATCAGCACGGGCGCGGCGTCGACCCGGTCGAACAGCTCCAGGACGCGGTCCACCTTGCGCTCGATCTCCGCGGCCCGGGTGGGCGTGATGCGGCGCAGCAACAAATCCACGCCCGCCTCCATGAGGACACGGGCCACCGCGTCGCGCGAGGCCAGGGGCTCATCCCGCCGCCGCTGCCCCCCCCCCTTGATGACGCGCAGTCCACCGGGAGAAGGCGCGGACGCGCGACGACCGAGAAGTGGCTCGGGGGTGGAGTTGTCGTCGCGCTGTCGGGAACTCACGGTCGCCTCCTGCTGCCGGGGTCCCGTCAGGGTACTCAGCATGGGTCACCCTCCAATTTTCCGGTCAACCGCACAGACCGGTCTGGAGCTGTAGCACCCGGGCCCGACATGTCCCGCCGGCGCCGGTCTTCCGGCACCCGCGGGAGTCCTCCTCGCCGGGCTTACGAGCAGGCCCGGCGGTAATAGATGTCCACCTTCGCGCCCGCGGCGGGAGCGGAGGAGAAGACAACGCTGTTGGTGGCGCCGTCGTAAGTCCAGCCCGTCGTCACGGGCACGCCATTCACCGACACGGTGATGCTGCCCGCGTCTGGCTGGTCGCTGAGCGGGAAGCGGTCCTGGGGCGAGAAGGCCTTGCTGGCCACCGTGCGCAGCAGCGGGGAGTAGTCCGGCTCGCACACGGAGATGACCTCACCTCCCGTGCGGGCCGCGGCCTCGGCGTAGCGCGTGCCGCCACCCCCCGATGTGGGACACCCGGTGGCGGTGGGCGCGATGGCGTAGAGGGTCATGCGCTGGGGCTGGTTCTCCCCCTTGCGAGCGCGCAGGAAGCGCACGTAGGTGTCCACGCTGTCCGGCGAGTGATCGTCCTCGTCGCCCACGAAGACGACCACCAGGGCGGCCTCGTCGCGCAGGAAGCCCAGGTTGCCGTCGTTGGGCTCGGGCGTGCGCGGATCATCCGCGTTGTTCACCAGAGGAGGAGACAGGGCGCGCCGCACGGCCTCGAACCCCTGCTCCAGGGAGGCGCACTGACCCACGTTCACGTTCTGCTGTAGCACCGACGCCAGGTCCGGCGTCTGGAGCGTGAGGAGGCGCGGCCGGCTGCCATCCACCGGGAAGAGGCGGCCCGCTTCTCCGCCCTGGGCCCCGCCCGGGCACGCGTTGGACGTGGCGTCGATGCCCGTGGTCGTGACGGACAGGTGCAGATCCACGCCCTTGGCCCGCGCCGCGTCGACGAAGGCGGGGATGGCCGACGTGAGCCGCGGCTGCTCCTCCACCATGGACGCGGTGTTGTCCACCACGAAGAGCACGTCCACCTTGGCCCCATCCTGCTGGATGAATTGATCCGTCTTGTTCATGTTCTTGGAGGACTCGCCCACGAGCGACACGAGCAGGGGCGCGGGCAGATCCGACGACTCCACGAAGAGGGGCGACAGGTTCATTCCGTACACCTGGGCCAGGTAGTCCACCTGCACCGTGAAGGCGTCTCCGGGATCGAGGGTGATGGGCGGCGTGGGCGCGTCCCGCAGCAGGAACTCGCCATCCGAGGTGCCCGCGCCGATGAACACGTTGGACACCGTCACCGGGGCCCGGCACGCGTTGAGGTAGTTCACCTCGCGAGGCGCTGGCGAACAGTCCGGGCGCGACACGCCGAAGTCCACGTAACGCGGAGAGGCCACCAGACAGGCGGCCCGGGAGTACGCGGACAGGGGAATCAGCACCCGCGGGTTGCCCGGATCCCACTGTTCGATCTGCACCGAGCCCGTGAAGTCACCGCCCGTCAGCGGCGCGGCGAAGGCCACCATGAAGCTGAAGCTGTCACCCGGGTAGACGATGAGTCCATCCAGATCACCGCCCGGCAGGCTGAACACCCCGCCCCCGGTGTCGTTCATGCGGATGTTCTTCACCGCGCAGAGGTCACCGGCCTGGTTGTCCACCTTCACGCCCAGCACGGCGCCCCGGCCGGGTTCCACCGTGCCGAAGTTCATCGCCAGCGGGGTGACGGTGATCTGACAGGGCGCGTGGCGCTCGCCCGCGCCCGAGAACGCCAGCACCGTGGTCTCCTCGCCGAACACGTCCGTGGTCATCACCAACTGGCTGCGCGCGGGGCCCTCCTGCGTGGGCTCGAAGTAGACGCGCAGGTTCACCTCCTCGCCGGGCATCAACCGGTGGGGCAGCGTCTGCGCCACCAGGTGGATGGGATTGGTCGCGGCCGTGGAGCCATCGAGGGGCTGGAGATCCAACCCCTGAATGGTGAGCGGCCCGCCGTTGGCGGCACCGCAGTTCTTCACGTTGATGACCTGGGACGTCTTCGACCCGAGCGGCTGGGGTCCGAAGTCCCGGCTGAGGGGCGACACGCACAACTCCGACGCACCACCAAAGCCGCGCAGCGCCACGTCCGTGGTGGGATGGCGGCGGCTGTTCACGCTGAACGAGGCGAGGTTCGTCGCCTCGCCCATATGGCCCGGGCTGTAGCGCATCTCCCAGGAGCGAATCTCGCCGGGCTGGAGCACCAATGGCACGCCGATGTCGCCATGGCTGAACGAGGCCTCGTCGGACATCAACGCGAACGCCGTCACCTCCATGGGCTCGGTGCTCAGGTTGTGCAGCCGGGCCACCCGGAGGCTGTCCCTGTCCACCGGGATGGAGCCGAAATCGAGCTCGGGCGGCTCGGCCACCACGGCGCGGTCCAGCGCCTCGGCCGTCACCTGCACCGCCACGTCCGAGCACCCCCGGCACGGCGACACCGCGAGCGCCACCTGCTTGGCGCCCACCACCACGGGGGCGAACGTGACGGGCACCTCGCGCGCTTCTCCCGGGGGGATCACCACCGGCTCCGCCTGGAACTCATCCTTCTGCGCGCCCAGCAGCTTGGGCGTCACCTCCACGGGGATGTCCGTGGGGTTGGTCGCGGTGAAGGACAGCGTCTTGGTGGAATCCGCCTCGATGCGCCCGAAGTCCAGCCGCCGCGGCGACAGGCGCGCCCAGGCGTCCACGCCCGTGCCCTGCAAGCGCACGCGCACGAGCGGCTCCTGCTTCGCATCCGAGCGCACCACCAGCGTGGCGGGCAGGTCCCCTTCCCGCTGGGGATTGAAGCGCACGCGCACCACGCACTCACTGCCGGGCACGAGCGAGTGCGGTCCCTCGTGGGTGAACTCCGCCCGCCAGGCGCCCGCCGCGCCCTCCACCCAGGCCTCATCGATGTTGAGACGGGCCCGGCCGACGTTGCGCAGCACGACCTCCACCTCGCGCCCGTCGAAGACCGCCACCCGCTGCAGATCCAGGCCGCCCGGGGTCGCCGTCAGTCTGCCATCGGCGATGACCGAACGATCCCGATCCGCGCACCCCGCCAGCATCCCCAGCACCGCGAGGACCCACAGCCCCCAGCGCTTGCTCATCGCACCCTCTCCCCTTCCCCCACCCACCCAGAACCACACGGGACACCCTTCGCGGCATCACGTTGCGAAACTAGGCACCCACCCAGGGGCGGGCAACGTCCACGCCCGATCCCCCTCCCTTCCAACCCGGGTCAATGTCCAATTCCCATCGAGGAAAGAGGCCCCACCGGAGGAGGAAAACACCCCGGTGCGCGAGGGAAAAACCAGGGCGAATGCCTTGGGATGCGCTAAGTCTGGCGACTCCACGCCCCCCATTGGGGCCGCGGAGGGAATGCATGCCGACGGAGTCGCCACAGAGACGTGAGCCGCGCCACTTCTCGATGATCCGCACCTTCACGCCCGCGGACTTCGTCACGCTGGGCAACGCCTTCTCCGGCGCGGGAGCCATCCTGGCGCAGATGCAGTACCTGGCCACCCGGCAGCCCCATTGGCTGTGGATCGCCTTCGGGCTGATGCCCCTGGCCTTCATCCTCGACGCACTGGACGGGCGCATCGCCCGCTGGCGCTTCCAGTCCTCGCCCCTGGGGGCGGATCTGGACTCGCTGGCGGACGTCATCTCCTTTGGAATGGCCCCCGCGGCGCTCGCCTTCGCCATGGGGATGCGTGGGGAGCTGGACGTGCTGGTGCTGCTCTACTTCGTGGGCTGCGGCATCAGCCGCCTGGCGCGATTCAACGTCACCGCCGCCAGCCTCTCGGACGGCTCGGGCAAGGTGAAGTACTTCGAGGGCACGCCCATCCCCACCAGCCTGGCGCTGGTGATGGTGCTCGCCTTCTTCTTCTGGAAGGGCCGCACCGGAGACGACCTGCCCCTGGGCGTGTGGAACCTGGGCGGCTACCAGTTCCACCCCCTCGTGGTGATGTACCTGGCGAGCGGCAGCGCCATGATCAGCAAGACGCTGCGCATCCCCAAGTTCTGAGGCCATCGGCCCCGGGTGGGCGCCTCAGTCGTCCTGGGGCGCCTTGGGCCCGGCCTCGCCAATGCCCTGGAAGATGGACTGCATGGTGCCCATCAAGAAGGAGCGCGACATCTCCTCCACGGCTTGCTTCTGCTGCTGAGCCGCGTCCGGTGGGGCGGAGGATGCCGCCGGTGCCTGGGCGGCCGCCTCCTGCCGGGCGGAGGCGATGGCCGAGGAGATGACCGCCCGGCCCGACACCCCGGACGCCGGAGCGGACGGGGGCAGGCTCACGACTCCGCTGGCATTCGCCTGCACGCGCGACAGGAAGCTCGTGCTCGAGACCCCTCGCGTCGAGGATGGCGCCACCGTGGGGAGACGGGGACCGGGCAACCCATTGATGCGGGACATGGCTCCTCCAGAAGGGATCTCCCCCAAGGGAGATGATCCGAATCTCCATATCATCGCGTGAAGCCCCCGGGCGGTTGCGTAGCCATGTCAGCTCCCTCCGGCCGAGCATGCCCCGCGTGGGTCGACCCCCACACCAGGTGTCTTGGTGAGCCATCGAGGTGCGCTCACCCCATGGGATGAATCCGGTGGCGGTGGATTTTCCCCATGTGCGTCAAGGTACTTATGACAGAGCCATACGATGAGCCGGAGATGGCCCGCCGGACGCGTTAGCATGGGAGAACGATGAGCAAGGCCGTCTCGGGTCACCGACCAGAATCCGCCCAGGGTCGTCCCCGCGCGCGCACGCTCGCCGCGCAGCGGGCGCTCGACTTCAGCAACCGTCTCCTCCTGGCACTGAGCTCGGCCCAGTTGGACTTCGCCCGGAAGGGTGACCTGCGCTCCGTGTTCGACGGATTGCTCGGCGTGCTGCTCGACCTGACCCAGAGCGAGTACGGAGTCATCGGAGAGGTGCTCCGCACGCCCGAGGGAGCGACGACGCTGCGGCCCCACGCCCTCGCCCACATCGCCTGGAGGGAGACGCCCCGGGAGTCTCCCGGGGGGGTCCAACTGGATGACCTGGACTCGCGCGAGCTCTCGGCGCCCCTCGGCTCGCTGCTCGCCTCCGCGGCGCCCATCATCACCCAGACGCATGGGCAGCCCGCTCGGGACAGCAAGGGGCTCGTGCCAGGTCTCCCCTTCCCCCAGGCCTTCCTGGGCATGCCCTGCAAGGCGGGCGAGGAGTTGGTGGGCGTGGTGGGCATCGCCAACCCCCAGGATGAGTACACGCCCGAGCTCATCGGACTGCTGCAACCCGTCCTGGACACCTGTAGCAGCCTCCTGCTGAGCGAGCGCGGCGCGCGCGAACGGCGCGAGACCGAGAAGGTGTTGCGGCGGCAGGAAGAGGAGCTCCAGGCGCACCGCGCCCAGATGGAGGAACTGGTCCAGCAGCGCACGGAGACGCTGCTCGTCACCACCGTGGCGCTGGAGGAGCGGCAGGCCCAGCTGCTCCACGCCGAGCGGATGGCGTCTCTCGGACAGCTCGTGGCCGGCATCGCCCATGAAATCAACAACCCCCTGGGCTACATCACGAGCAACCTGGTCACGCTCACCCAGTACCTCGCGGTCTTCTCCGAGCTGATCGCGCGCTACCGTGAGTTCGCGAGCGCCCTGACCCCGCCCCCCGAGGGCCCCGCGGCCGAGCTGCTCTCGCGCATCCAGGCCTACCAGCAAGAGGAAGACCTGGACTACCTGCTGGGCGACGTGAAGGACCTGCTCCAGGACTCCCGCGAGGGCGCCCACCGCGTGGCGGACACCGTGCAGAGCCTCAAGTCC from Melittangium boletus DSM 14713 includes the following:
- a CDS encoding serine/threonine protein kinase produces the protein MTLEAGTPIGKYVVKRKLAEGGMAEIYLATARGAEGFEKEVVIKRVRSFLSDDEGFVRMFINEARLVSRLNHANVVQIFDFDKHEDSYYLAMEYVRGSSLWELRKRCREKGIRMPPVLVAHVGAQVAAGLHYAHRTKSPEGEPLGLVHRDVTPHNVLLSFDGAVKLTDFGIAKAGNRLTQPGVLKGKFAYMSPEQARGEEVDARTDIFALGVVLWEMLTGGRLFDGDSEVAVLRAVRESLIVPPARLNPDVPEALDNVILTALEREPEARYQSAGEMERALAQCVLRSATSVDDTDVGTFVRRLFDVPLTQFMPAPALLQDRSRPRSGGVPPVGMEPTAPSPERVEAPAASTAEPPASESASVAPPLRESTAVLPGRTPALPYERVERLSVPEDSLVSASTLVLSRDGKTGEGPAAVPAEPAVERVSGNSPSPEPAPVAPVPPAPTPDSRRGRTPVWVGAGVAFLVLAGGVTAWRMSSAPASTPPAQVEARSPSVPVTPPSSTPPARPEIPPAAVAEQEVKREEAPAPAAPVVQAKGYLTVQAVPYADLYIDGKLYKRELQQPLSIELAPGTYQLTFKHPSHTRNFPVTITADSKVTKKFNVPRKK
- a CDS encoding serine/threonine-protein kinase, producing MSIENYGKYQLLKRLAMGGMAQIYLAREEGDPQLLVIKRILPHLAENEEFVQMFLDEARIAARLDHPNIVQIFDLGSQDDSFFIAMEYIHGEDLRRIWKAAERGGQLIPVPLVCRILSEACAGLDHAHKQLDASGKPLNIVHRDISPQNILLTFEGRAKVVDFGIAKAADQATETRSGVLKGKYSYMSPEQAAGQRVDRRSDIFALGVVLYELLTGVRLFKRANDIITLQAVAECDITPPSQLNARVPKDLDPIVMKALARDPAHRYSEALQFQRALEGWLDAQPQPSSTAAVSAYMKDLYAARLAEEARLGDVLVEEEGMSPPGGSKASLRAAKSSVERSLAERSLGERPGDRAPADKATVDNTMAAPRQLEAAAPPSTRTPSRPSRSESRPNGLERKRTVDLRRNPSDAVLDAPSESLSETPLLRPSLPRQRAIPPPAAELSGMSETIEDVDQSEPSVAPEPRKSNRGVLVGVVALVLLGLVLGGLWALRSEPGPPVPVASVQKEPEPKPLPPPEPEPTPTPTPTPTSTPPPPAESIVARTEIPQPVPVRVTLSAKPGQASLTVDGQLHSKSTVVLSAMPGQELVVRVEAPRHRAISRKITVGEGPTQEESLELEPLPKERPEPRPSPPPVAAVETRKGTVRFAVTPWADVSCGGRNLGSTPLPDVSLVAGVYECRFSNPEKGTRTQRIEVKPNTHTRVVVKF
- a CDS encoding choice-of-anchor D domain-containing protein; the protein is MSKRWGLWVLAVLGMLAGCADRDRSVIADGRLTATPGGLDLQRVAVFDGREVEVVLRNVGRARLNIDEAWVEGAAGAWRAEFTHEGPHSLVPGSECVVRVRFNPQREGDLPATLVVRSDAKQEPLVRVRLQGTGVDAWARLSPRRLDFGRIEADSTKTLSFTATNPTDIPVEVTPKLLGAQKDEFQAEPVVIPPGEAREVPVTFAPVVVGAKQVALAVSPCRGCSDVAVQVTAEALDRAVVAEPPELDFGSIPVDRDSLRVARLHNLSTEPMEVTAFALMSDEASFSHGDIGVPLVLQPGEIRSWEMRYSPGHMGEATNLASFSVNSRRHPTTDVALRGFGGASELCVSPLSRDFGPQPLGSKTSQVINVKNCGAANGGPLTIQGLDLQPLDGSTAATNPIHLVAQTLPHRLMPGEEVNLRVYFEPTQEGPARSQLVMTTDVFGEETTVLAFSGAGERHAPCQITVTPLAMNFGTVEPGRGAVLGVKVDNQAGDLCAVKNIRMNDTGGGVFSLPGGDLDGLIVYPGDSFSFMVAFAAPLTGGDFTGSVQIEQWDPGNPRVLIPLSAYSRAACLVASPRYVDFGVSRPDCSPAPREVNYLNACRAPVTVSNVFIGAGTSDGEFLLRDAPTPPITLDPGDAFTVQVDYLAQVYGMNLSPLFVESSDLPAPLLVSLVGESSKNMNKTDQFIQQDGAKVDVLFVVDNTASMVEEQPRLTSAIPAFVDAARAKGVDLHLSVTTTGIDATSNACPGGAQGGEAGRLFPVDGSRPRLLTLQTPDLASVLQQNVNVGQCASLEQGFEAVRRALSPPLVNNADDPRTPEPNDGNLGFLRDEAALVVVFVGDEDDHSPDSVDTYVRFLRARKGENQPQRMTLYAIAPTATGCPTSGGGGTRYAEAAARTGGEVISVCEPDYSPLLRTVASKAFSPQDRFPLSDQPDAGSITVSVNGVPVTTGWTYDGATNSVVFSSAPAAGAKVDIYYRRACS
- a CDS encoding CDP-alcohol phosphatidyltransferase family protein; this encodes MPTESPQRREPRHFSMIRTFTPADFVTLGNAFSGAGAILAQMQYLATRQPHWLWIAFGLMPLAFILDALDGRIARWRFQSSPLGADLDSLADVISFGMAPAALAFAMGMRGELDVLVLLYFVGCGISRLARFNVTAASLSDGSGKVKYFEGTPIPTSLALVMVLAFFFWKGRTGDDLPLGVWNLGGYQFHPLVVMYLASGSAMISKTLRIPKF
- a CDS encoding sensor histidine kinase — translated: MSKAVSGHRPESAQGRPRARTLAAQRALDFSNRLLLALSSAQLDFARKGDLRSVFDGLLGVLLDLTQSEYGVIGEVLRTPEGATTLRPHALAHIAWRETPRESPGGVQLDDLDSRELSAPLGSLLASAAPIITQTHGQPARDSKGLVPGLPFPQAFLGMPCKAGEELVGVVGIANPQDEYTPELIGLLQPVLDTCSSLLLSERGARERRETEKVLRRQEEELQAHRAQMEELVQQRTETLLVTTVALEERQAQLLHAERMASLGQLVAGIAHEINNPLGYITSNLVTLTQYLAVFSELIARYREFASALTPPPEGPAAELLSRIQAYQQEEDLDYLLGDVKDLLQDSREGAHRVADTVQSLKSFVREDSGQMELVDVNKELATTLKVVWNQLKYRCEVRCEYGQVPPILGRPAQLNQVFTHLLLNAVQALSDHGTIQVSTVLEGDEVLVRITDSGQGMTPDVLDKIFTPFFTTKPPGKGAGLGLSISADIIARHMGRIEVRSQYGQGSTFTLRLPVANEP